CCGGCTGATGCTCACCGGGACACCGTTCCGCTCCGACGACAACCCCATCCCGTTCGTCAGCTACGAGCGGGGCGGCGACGGGCTGCTGCGCTCCCGCGCCGACTCGGTGTACGGCTACTCCGACGCGCTGCGCGACGGCGTGGTCCGGCCGGTGCTCTTCCTGGCGTACTCCGGGGAGACCCGCTGGCGGACCAACGCGGGCGAGGAGTTGGCCGCCCGCCTCGGTGAGCCGATGACGCAGGATCTGGTGGCGCAGGCGTGGCGCACCGCCCTGGACCCCGCCGGGGACTGGATGCCACAGGTGCTGCGAGCCGCCGACGCCCGACTCACCGTGCTGCGCAATGCGGGGATGGCCGACGCCGGTGGTCTGATCATCGCCACCGACCAACAGACCGCCCGCTCGTACGCCAAACTCATCGAGCAGGTGACCGGCGAGAAGGCCGCCGTGGTGCTCTCCGACGACCTGGGCGCTTCCGCACGGATCGCGACCTTCGCGGCGTCCGACCAGCGCTGGATGGTCGCGGTGCGGATGGTGTCCGAGGGGGTCGACATCCCGCGACTCGCGGTCGGGGTCTACGCCACCAGCGCCAGCACACCGCTCTACTTCGCCCAGGCGATCGGCCGGTTCGTGCGAGCCCGCCGGCCCGGGGAGACCGCGTCGGTCTTCCTGCCCAGCGTGCCGCACCTGCTCGGGTTGGCCAGCGAAATGGAGACCGAGCGGGACCACGTGCTCGGCAAACCCAAAGAGTCTGACGGTTTCGACGACGACCTGCTGGAACGGGCACAACGCGACGACCAGGCCAGCGGGGAGTTGGAGAAGCGGTTCGCCGCGCTCTCGGCCACCGCCGAACTGGACCAGGTGATCTTCGACGGGGCGTCGTTCGGCACCGCGGCTCAGGCCGGCACCCCCGAGGAAGAGGAATACCTCGGCCTGCCCGGCCTGCTCACCGCCGACCAGGTCTCCCTGTTGCTGACCAAACGGCAGGCAGCCCAACTCGCCGCCCAGCGCCGCCGAACCGCCGACGGGGCCGCTCAACCGGCCGCTGCGCCCACCGCGGCGCCCCCGGCACCCATGAGCGCCGCCCAGCGTCGCGTGGCGCTCCGACGCCAACTGAACGCTCTGGTGGCCGCCCGACACCACCGCACCGGCCAACCACACGGCAAGATCCATGCCGAGTTGCGCCGACTCTGCGGTGGCCCTCCGAGCGCCCAGGCCACCATCGAGCAGCTCGAGGAACGCATCGCCACCGTGCAGACCCTCTGACCCACCCGCCCCACCGGCACCGCCCTCGCGCCTGCCAGCGTTCTGCGTCTGGGCTGCGCCTACTTTGCGCGTTTCCGTTTCCGTCTCCGGCTTCCGTTTCCGTCCGCGCTGCGTCAGCTCTGCGCGCCTGCGCTGCGACTGGACCGCAGCGGGCCGGTTTACGGGTCGCGGCGGGTCCGGGGCCGGTGACCTGCGGATGCCCGTCCCGGTGGCACTCAGCCGGCCAAGATCGTGCCCGATCCAGGATCGAGTGGTGTCGGCGCCGGTGAGGCCACTACTTCATGGATCGAGCACGATCTTGGCGCGGGGCGCGGGGCGCGGGGCGCGGGGCGCGGGGCGCGGGGCGCGGGGCGCGGGGCGCGGGACGCGGACATGCGAGGCGCGAGGTGCGGGGCGTGGGCGTGCGGGGCGCGAGGGTGGACCTGCGAGGCACGGGCGGGGCGTGCGGGCGCGGGCGTGCGGGGCGGCGGGCGCGGGCGTGCGGGGGCGAGGTTGCGGCGGGCGCGGACACGCGGGGCGCGAGGTGCGGCGCGCGGACGTGCGAGGCGCGAGGTGTGGCGCGCGGGCGTGCGGGGCGCGAGGTGCGGGGCGCGGGTAGGAAAAAGCCGACCGGAGGCACCCACGGGGTGCCTCCGGTCGGCTATGTCGGTTTGCGGATCTAGTTCGCCATCAGATCGGCGCCACGCCAGCTGAAATCGGGCTCCGTTGCGAACCGCTCGGTGATCTTCACGAGATCCTCCGCGTACTTGTTCGCGTGGTGCCCGCAGAACACCAGCTCACTCCCACCCACCAGGGTGATCCGGAGCTTGCCGGCAGCATTGCAGCGGTCGCACCGTTCATCGGCGGCTGGGGGCGCCACCGTCTCGGGCGGCGGCGTGAGGGTCGAGTTCATCGCCTTCCTCCTCTGGTCGTCACCGATGAACAATCTCTTCGGTCGTTGCTCACCTATCGTGCAACACCCTTGCTAGGCAGTGCCTTCCCTGTGTGCCCGCGGGGGACCGAGGTCACACCTGGCAGGGACAGTGTGCCGTGCACCCAGGGTGCCACGTCAACGATCACATTCGTGCATCCAGACGATCACCATCTGGTGTTGCACACCAGGTGATCAAAACGACACGTTCAGTTGACGAAACCCGCTCAGTCCAGGTAATCCCGGAGGACCTGCGACCGGGACGGGTGACGCAGCTTGGACATCGTCTTGGACTCGATCTGCCGGATCCGCTCCCGGGTCACCCCGTAGACCTGGCCGATCTCGTCCAGCGTCCGCGGCTGGCCGTCGGTCAGGCCGAAGCGCAGGCGTACCACACCCGCCTCACGCTCGGAGAGCGTCTGCAGCACCTGCTGAAGCTGGTCCTGCAGGAGCGAGAACGAGACCGCGTCGACCGCGACCACGGCCTCGGAATCCTCGATGAAGTCACCGAGCTGGCTGTCGCCCTCGTCGCCGATGGTCTGGTCCAGAGAGATGGGCTCCCGG
The nucleotide sequence above comes from Micromonospora luteifusca. Encoded proteins:
- a CDS encoding DEAD/DEAH box helicase — protein: MAARTPVLETFPALRAWQRKALVEYLRRRTDDFTAVATPGAGKTTFALRIAAELLGDGTIEAVTVVAPTEHLKNQWSEAAARVGIQLDAAFRNADLHSAADFHGAVVTYAQVGMAPQVHRRRTMTRRTLVILDEIHHAGDSRSWGDGVKNAFEPAVRRLMLTGTPFRSDDNPIPFVSYERGGDGLLRSRADSVYGYSDALRDGVVRPVLFLAYSGETRWRTNAGEELAARLGEPMTQDLVAQAWRTALDPAGDWMPQVLRAADARLTVLRNAGMADAGGLIIATDQQTARSYAKLIEQVTGEKAAVVLSDDLGASARIATFAASDQRWMVAVRMVSEGVDIPRLAVGVYATSASTPLYFAQAIGRFVRARRPGETASVFLPSVPHLLGLASEMETERDHVLGKPKESDGFDDDLLERAQRDDQASGELEKRFAALSATAELDQVIFDGASFGTAAQAGTPEEEEYLGLPGLLTADQVSLLLTKRQAAQLAAQRRRTADGAAQPAAAPTAAPPAPMSAAQRRVALRRQLNALVAARHHRTGQPHGKIHAELRRLCGGPPSAQATIEQLEERIATVQTL
- a CDS encoding DUF7455 domain-containing protein, which produces MNSTLTPPPETVAPPAADERCDRCNAAGKLRITLVGGSELVFCGHHANKYAEDLVKITERFATEPDFSWRGADLMAN